One Halovivax ruber XH-70 genomic region harbors:
- a CDS encoding sodium-dependent transporter yields MAERETWATRLGFILAAVGSAVGLGNLWQFPFKTSAEGGAAFVFVYLIAAFLIGLPAILGEFVIGRRANINAVEAFDRLKHPAWTVVGAIGLLTGLWILSYYSVVGGWVIRFIVDSATGAYFTDPGGHFGDVSMGWAAIGLHGLFMATTAVIVAFGVEKGIEKATRLMVPSILVMLVGLAVYAFTLDGSGPAYGYYLSPDFDYLANNFGSIVPFAVSQAFFSLSLGMGAMITYASYLGDDDSLPADGSLIVVLNTAVGLLAGLVVIPLLFVQFGSVPDVAAGGGPDALFVGVSQVFADLGLAGRVFGVAFFGVVLIAALSSAISLLEVATSYVVDNYGYNRPVTAFGFAGAIFALGTLSAWNIAWLGWFDSLAYSVLLPVSVLLVVIFVGWVYGPEAVDEIKKGTDGGGTFATAWLWSIRTYVLAGVFVTLYLGVTDIYAAPPIPFL; encoded by the coding sequence ATGGCAGAACGTGAAACGTGGGCCACCAGGCTGGGATTCATCCTGGCGGCCGTGGGAAGCGCAGTTGGACTGGGGAACCTCTGGCAGTTCCCGTTCAAGACCTCGGCGGAGGGCGGCGCGGCGTTCGTCTTCGTCTACCTCATCGCCGCGTTCCTCATCGGCCTCCCCGCCATTCTCGGTGAGTTCGTGATCGGCCGGCGGGCGAACATCAACGCCGTCGAGGCGTTCGACCGGCTGAAACACCCGGCATGGACCGTCGTCGGGGCGATCGGCCTCCTGACGGGGCTCTGGATCCTCTCGTACTACAGCGTCGTCGGCGGCTGGGTCATCCGTTTTATCGTCGACAGCGCGACGGGCGCCTACTTCACGGATCCCGGCGGCCACTTCGGCGACGTCTCGATGGGTTGGGCAGCCATCGGGCTTCACGGCCTCTTCATGGCGACGACCGCCGTCATCGTGGCGTTCGGCGTCGAGAAGGGTATCGAGAAGGCGACCAGACTGATGGTCCCCTCCATCCTCGTGATGCTCGTCGGGCTCGCCGTCTACGCGTTCACGCTCGACGGGTCCGGACCGGCGTACGGCTACTACCTCTCGCCGGACTTCGACTACCTGGCGAACAACTTCGGGAGCATCGTCCCGTTCGCCGTCAGTCAGGCCTTTTTCTCGCTGTCGCTGGGGATGGGGGCGATGATCACCTACGCCTCCTACCTCGGCGACGACGACAGCCTCCCGGCCGACGGGAGTCTCATCGTCGTGCTGAACACCGCGGTCGGCCTGCTCGCTGGCCTCGTCGTCATCCCGCTCCTGTTCGTGCAGTTCGGGAGCGTCCCCGACGTAGCTGCGGGCGGCGGACCGGACGCACTGTTCGTCGGCGTCTCGCAGGTGTTCGCGGATCTCGGCCTCGCCGGCCGGGTGTTCGGCGTCGCGTTCTTCGGCGTCGTGCTCATCGCCGCGCTCTCTTCGGCGATCAGTCTACTGGAGGTCGCTACCTCCTACGTCGTCGATAATTACGGCTATAACCGGCCGGTCACCGCGTTCGGCTTCGCCGGCGCCATCTTCGCATTGGGGACGCTGTCGGCGTGGAACATCGCCTGGCTCGGCTGGTTCGACTCGCTCGCCTACAGCGTCTTGCTCCCGGTTTCGGTCCTGCTGGTCGTCATCTTCGTCGGCTGGGTGTACGGCCCGGAGGCCGTCGACGAGATCAAGAAGGGTACCGACGGCGGGGGAACGTTCGCGACGGCCTGGCTGTGGTCCATCCGGACCTACGTGCTCGCCGGCGTGTTCGTCACGCTGTACCTCGGCGTCACCGACATCTACGCGGCGCCTCCGATTCCGTTCCTCTAG
- a CDS encoding trimeric intracellular cation channel family protein, with translation MSQDLVTVLFGDPFAVMNTIGLVAFAFVGASKAIRAEFDLFGITIVGLTMAFAGGATRDLFVMRVPLALQSPVEVALGVLGVGLAIGLSVVLASPETHPITLVADAIGLAAFATTGAIVATGAGVSAFGVVAIATINAAGGGAAADILLDRAPFILFEDFYASCAVLGGTAYLLAGALGVADGTAAGACAAVTVGTRLVAVTYDLHLPSMQELGLLER, from the coding sequence GTGAGTCAGGACCTCGTCACCGTCCTGTTCGGCGATCCGTTCGCCGTCATGAACACGATCGGGCTGGTCGCGTTCGCCTTCGTCGGCGCGTCGAAGGCGATCCGTGCGGAGTTCGACCTGTTCGGCATCACCATCGTCGGGCTGACGATGGCGTTCGCCGGCGGTGCGACACGGGACCTCTTCGTGATGCGGGTACCCCTCGCGCTCCAGTCGCCAGTCGAGGTCGCCCTCGGCGTCCTGGGAGTCGGCCTGGCGATCGGCCTGAGTGTCGTCCTCGCCTCGCCGGAGACCCACCCGATCACGCTCGTCGCCGACGCGATCGGCCTCGCCGCCTTCGCGACCACCGGTGCGATCGTCGCGACCGGGGCGGGCGTCTCTGCGTTCGGCGTCGTCGCGATCGCGACGATCAACGCGGCCGGCGGTGGGGCCGCCGCAGATATCCTCCTCGATCGCGCGCCGTTCATCCTCTTCGAGGACTTCTACGCGAGCTGTGCGGTCCTCGGCGGGACGGCGTACCTGCTCGCCGGGGCCCTCGGGGTCGCCGACGGGACCGCCGCCGGGGCCTGTGCCGCCGTCACCGTCGGGACACGGCTCGTCGCCGTGACGTACGACTTGCACCTTCCGTCGATGCAGGAGCTGGGGCTGCTCGAGCGGTGA
- a CDS encoding MFS transporter yields MSDTADLRQGIREHLGQFSLHVLLVFATGLTIGSERTVVPVLGEEVLGVKSFLVIGSFVVSFGIVKSILNLYAGKWGEEYGRKPVLVAGWATALPLPLILIFAPSWGWITVGNILLGINQALTWSMAINAKIDLAGPEQRGLAVGIDESFGYTGVAVGAWLTGVIAGQWSLRPEPFYFLAVVVVLAFLISIFLIKETVQYAQAEGDDDHHDANLPFNEVVKRATYGDRTLFAAAQAGHIENFVDTLFWIAVPLYLTSEGLPIAAVGVVVGVHSAMYFFQIATGGLADRIGRRPPVIWGMFLAGGGVLGMVLVEGYLPWAVLAAASGLGMALLYPNLMTVPSDAAHPTWRSAGMGVYRMWRDSGYAVGAILIGLSMEFVNAEAAFYMTAILMFISGAVVYIWMEETHPDFGTHEPPAPATDQVAGSVSQD; encoded by the coding sequence ATGAGTGACACAGCCGACCTCAGACAGGGAATCCGCGAGCACCTCGGACAGTTCTCGCTACACGTCCTGCTGGTGTTCGCGACCGGATTGACCATCGGGTCCGAACGAACCGTCGTCCCCGTTCTGGGAGAGGAGGTCCTCGGCGTCAAGTCGTTCCTCGTTATCGGTTCGTTCGTCGTCTCGTTCGGGATTGTGAAGTCGATCCTCAACCTCTACGCTGGCAAATGGGGTGAGGAGTACGGCCGCAAGCCAGTTCTCGTCGCCGGGTGGGCGACGGCGCTCCCGCTGCCGCTCATTCTCATCTTCGCTCCCAGCTGGGGCTGGATCACGGTCGGGAACATCCTGCTGGGTATCAACCAGGCGTTGACGTGGAGTATGGCGATCAACGCGAAGATCGATCTCGCAGGACCCGAGCAGCGTGGCCTTGCGGTGGGCATCGACGAGTCGTTCGGATACACTGGTGTCGCTGTCGGTGCGTGGCTCACTGGCGTCATCGCTGGGCAGTGGAGTCTCCGTCCCGAGCCGTTCTACTTCCTCGCCGTCGTCGTCGTGCTGGCATTCCTCATTTCGATCTTCCTGATCAAAGAGACCGTCCAGTACGCCCAGGCCGAAGGTGACGACGATCACCACGACGCGAACCTCCCGTTCAACGAGGTGGTGAAGCGAGCGACCTACGGTGACAGGACGCTGTTCGCTGCGGCTCAGGCTGGCCACATCGAGAACTTCGTGGACACGCTGTTCTGGATCGCCGTGCCGCTGTACCTGACGAGCGAGGGGCTCCCAATCGCCGCCGTCGGGGTCGTCGTCGGCGTCCACAGTGCGATGTACTTCTTCCAGATCGCGACCGGCGGACTCGCGGACCGCATCGGCCGGCGCCCGCCGGTCATCTGGGGCATGTTCCTCGCAGGCGGGGGCGTCCTCGGGATGGTGCTCGTCGAGGGCTACCTCCCGTGGGCCGTTCTGGCTGCCGCCTCCGGGCTGGGTATGGCGCTCCTGTATCCCAATCTGATGACTGTACCCAGCGACGCCGCTCACCCGACGTGGCGGTCCGCGGGTATGGGCGTCTACCGGATGTGGCGCGATTCCGGCTACGCCGTCGGCGCGATCCTGATCGGGCTCTCGATGGAGTTCGTGAACGCCGAAGCCGCGTTCTACATGACTGCGATTCTGATGTTCATCTCTGGAGCAGTCGTGTATATCTGGATGGAGGAGACTCACCCCGACTTCGGCACGCACGAGCCGCCGGCACCCGCGACCGATCAGGTGGCCGGATCGGTTTCGCAGGACTAA
- a CDS encoding helix-turn-helix domain-containing protein codes for MSLYEASIRVKHECPYRAISERHPDLTIREWPLSDCQVLELTAEGTPTDALLDEIDQLGTVLHESADDDGYHVVTQSCLCSLEESIVDRFEAHNCLYQSPTIYRQGWEHYTLVAFDSEDVRALLGDLRSDREIELLSKTSISETQIPHSMLAPAGHLFEDLTDRQLAALQFALESGYYEQPRGTSLRELADRTAVARSTYEEHLRKAENKLLTNAGQFLRLVTATSTGNPLGVDRSRRAERAAD; via the coding sequence ATGAGCCTGTACGAAGCCTCGATCCGGGTCAAACACGAGTGTCCGTATCGGGCGATTTCCGAACGGCATCCGGACCTGACGATTCGCGAGTGGCCGCTTTCCGACTGCCAGGTGCTCGAACTCACCGCGGAGGGAACGCCGACCGACGCGCTACTCGACGAGATCGACCAGCTCGGAACCGTGCTGCACGAATCCGCGGACGACGACGGCTATCACGTCGTCACGCAGTCGTGTCTCTGTTCACTAGAGGAGTCCATCGTCGACCGGTTCGAGGCGCACAACTGCCTGTACCAGTCGCCGACGATCTACCGCCAGGGCTGGGAACACTACACGCTGGTCGCCTTCGATAGCGAAGACGTTCGGGCGCTGCTTGGCGATTTGCGTAGCGACAGAGAGATCGAACTCCTCTCGAAGACCTCGATTTCGGAGACACAGATCCCCCACAGCATGCTGGCCCCGGCGGGTCACCTGTTCGAGGACCTCACGGACCGCCAGCTCGCAGCGCTCCAGTTCGCGCTGGAGAGCGGCTACTACGAACAGCCGCGAGGGACCTCCCTCCGAGAGCTCGCCGACAGGACGGCCGTCGCCCGCTCGACGTACGAAGAGCACCTCCGAAAGGCCGAGAACAAACTGCTCACGAACGCGGGGCAGTTCTTGCGCCTCGTCACGGCGACGTCGACGGGTAACCCGCTGGGCGTCGACCGCTCCCGAAGGGCCGAACGAGCCGCCGACTAG
- a CDS encoding helix-turn-helix domain-containing protein: MAHATLSVTLPRRVWIAQISRDHPEATFRVLAGVPGQDNGFALVNITGPDVESVAESMAAHDQITELTPAQVSEGELTVHFETTAPLLLFSSKESGMPLEPPIVIRDGEAEVDVTGSRARLSELADQLEAFGFTYRVEHVRERLHDSQLLSERQREVLVAAVEEGYYDTPRCCTLTELAERLDIAKSTCSETLHRAEETVIKRFVADLPTEDEDGELAAALAES, from the coding sequence ATGGCACATGCGACGCTTTCGGTGACGCTGCCCAGGCGTGTCTGGATCGCACAGATCTCTCGCGACCATCCGGAGGCGACGTTTCGCGTCCTCGCCGGGGTTCCCGGCCAGGATAACGGGTTCGCCCTGGTGAACATCACCGGCCCCGACGTCGAATCGGTGGCCGAGTCGATGGCGGCCCACGACCAGATCACGGAACTGACGCCCGCGCAGGTGAGCGAGGGCGAATTGACCGTCCACTTCGAGACGACCGCCCCGCTCCTGCTCTTCTCCTCGAAGGAGTCGGGGATGCCACTCGAACCACCGATCGTCATCCGCGACGGCGAGGCAGAGGTCGACGTGACGGGCTCGCGTGCTCGCCTCTCGGAGTTGGCCGATCAGCTCGAAGCGTTCGGCTTCACCTACCGCGTCGAGCACGTCCGCGAACGGCTGCACGACAGCCAGCTCCTCTCCGAGCGCCAGCGCGAGGTTCTCGTCGCCGCCGTCGAGGAGGGCTACTACGACACGCCCCGCTGTTGTACCCTCACGGAACTCGCGGAACGCCTCGACATCGCGAAATCGACCTGCAGCGAGACGCTCCACCGGGCCGAAGAGACGGTCATCAAGCGCTTCGTCGCCGACCTCCCGACGGAGGACGAAGACGGCGAACTGGCGGCTGCGCTCGCCGAATCGTAG
- a CDS encoding DUF2249 domain-containing protein — protein MTELDVRDVPPMERHPKIHDAFEELAAGESLTIVNDHEPKPLFYEFQAEVETFDADGYEVEQVGEAEFRATFPKSEA, from the coding sequence ATGACAGAACTGGACGTCCGCGACGTGCCGCCGATGGAGCGCCACCCGAAGATTCACGACGCGTTCGAGGAACTGGCCGCCGGTGAGAGCCTCACGATCGTCAACGACCACGAACCCAAACCGCTGTTCTACGAGTTCCAGGCCGAGGTCGAGACGTTCGACGCCGACGGCTACGAGGTCGAACAGGTGGGTGAAGCGGAGTTTCGAGCGACGTTTCCGAAGAGCGAGGCCTGA
- a CDS encoding DUF2249 domain-containing protein — translation MYSIEGVFDRTDAPADRPRDHLDVRSMGPPNPLAKTLERLPELDDDVVLVQRNDRVPQFLLPKLDDRGYAYESVEREDDVVTLIWRDA, via the coding sequence ATGTACTCGATCGAGGGCGTGTTCGACCGGACCGACGCACCGGCGGATCGGCCGCGTGACCACCTGGACGTGCGGTCGATGGGGCCGCCGAATCCGCTCGCGAAGACGCTCGAACGGCTTCCCGAGCTGGACGACGATGTCGTTCTCGTCCAGCGAAACGACCGCGTCCCGCAGTTTCTTCTCCCGAAACTCGACGATCGCGGCTACGCGTACGAGTCGGTCGAGCGCGAGGACGACGTCGTGACGCTGATCTGGCGCGATGCGTAG